In a single window of the Amia ocellicauda isolate fAmiCal2 chromosome 20, fAmiCal2.hap1, whole genome shotgun sequence genome:
- the morn4 gene encoding MORN repeat-containing protein 4 isoform X1, translating into MLLTSQTYLTGRRHGLGQLKFSDGTCYTGQFENGLFNGCGVLVFPDGSRYEGDFVQGKFQGVGVFIRFDGMKFEGEFKGGRVEGYGLLTFPDGAHGVPRNEGVFENNRLLRCEKCQAVIQRAQGSAATARSLSV; encoded by the exons ATGCTTCTGACATCCCAAACATATCTAACAG GTCGAAGACATGGTTTAGGACAGTTAAAGTTCTCAGATGGTACATGCTATACAGGACAGTTTGAGAATGGCTTGTTCAATGGCTGTGGGGTTCTTGTCTTTCCAGATGGATCGAG GTATGAAGGGGATTTTGTCCAGGGGAAGTTTCAAGGTGTGGGAGTCTTCATTCGATTCGATGGTATGAAGTTTGAAGGGGAGTTCAAAGGTGGACGTGTGGAAGGATATg GGTTACTGACCTTCCCTGATGGCGCCCATGGGGTGCCCCGCAACGAGGGCGTGTTTGAAAACAACCGTCTGCTGAGATGCGAGAAGTGTCAGGCAGTGATCCAGAGGGCACAGGGCTCAGCTGCCACGGCTCGCAGTCTCTCCGTATGA
- the morn4 gene encoding MORN repeat-containing protein 4 isoform X2 produces MTLTRGSFTYSSGEEYHGEWKEGRRHGLGQLKFSDGTCYTGQFENGLFNGCGVLVFPDGSRYEGDFVQGKFQGVGVFIRFDGMKFEGEFKGGRVEGYGLLTFPDGAHGVPRNEGVFENNRLLRCEKCQAVIQRAQGSAATARSLSV; encoded by the exons ATGACACTGACAAGAGGTTCCTTTACCTATTCCAGTGGTGAAGAATATCATGGCGAGTGGAAGGAAG GTCGAAGACATGGTTTAGGACAGTTAAAGTTCTCAGATGGTACATGCTATACAGGACAGTTTGAGAATGGCTTGTTCAATGGCTGTGGGGTTCTTGTCTTTCCAGATGGATCGAG GTATGAAGGGGATTTTGTCCAGGGGAAGTTTCAAGGTGTGGGAGTCTTCATTCGATTCGATGGTATGAAGTTTGAAGGGGAGTTCAAAGGTGGACGTGTGGAAGGATATg GGTTACTGACCTTCCCTGATGGCGCCCATGGGGTGCCCCGCAACGAGGGCGTGTTTGAAAACAACCGTCTGCTGAGATGCGAGAAGTGTCAGGCAGTGATCCAGAGGGCACAGGGCTCAGCTGCCACGGCTCGCAGTCTCTCCGTATGA